TGGTATCTCGAGGTTGGTCAGGGCATGGAAAAGACTCAGAGGATTGCGGATGAGAAGTCCGCATACACACTTACTGATAGGGGGACATGGCTTGCGACAAAAGATAAACTGAAAATGATAATCGTTTTTGAGGGAGACCCCATGCTTTTCAATCAATATGGCGTCATGGTAGTAAACCCAAAAAGGTATAAGAATGTAAAATATAAAGAGGCAATGCTGTTTATTAACTGGCTCATATCAGAGAAAGGAAAGAAGGCTATTTTAGACTTTAAAGACAGGCATGGCAATCAGTTGTTTATTCCAAATGCAAATGTCATGCAGGAGAAATAGTTTAAGGTATGTATTCTATAGGAGAGGGTTTTAGAAAGGCATTCCAGCTTATATTCAGCCTCGATGCCGAGTTGTTGGGGATTGTATTTTTATCTCTGAAGGTTTCGGGTCTTGCCCTTTTTGTCAGCTCTGTCACGGGCATCTCGTTTGGTGCCTTCATAGGATTAAAGCAACATCCTGAAAATGCGAAGGTTCTGCGTGCCTTAAGATGGCTAATTATAAGCCTTATGAATACATTTATGGGACTTCCACCCGTTGTGCTTGGGCTTTTTTTGTATCTTATCCTTTCAAGGAGTGGTCCACTGGGGTTTATGGGATTACTTTATAGCCCCACTGCCATGGTTATAGCACAGGGCATCCTCGCATTTCCCATTATAGGAGCACTTTCGCACTCGGCTATCGTAAGCGTCGACCCTATTATAAGGCAGGCATCGATGTCATTGGGTGCAACATCGTCTCAAGTAACTGCCACGATAATTAAGGAGGTACGGTACGGCATAATGTCAGGGGTGATTGCTGGATTTGGAAGGGTAATGGCAGAGGTAGGTGCAATACTCATCGTTGGTGGAAATATCGCAGGCTATACAAGGGTCATGACAACCACGATTGCCCTCGAGACGGATAAGGGGAATTTCGAGCTTGCCCTCGCACTTGGGATTATACTCCTGATACTTTCTTTTGCCGTGAACATGACGCTTTATCTTATTCAGAAGAAAGGTCATAAAATAAATTGAGATTGAACTTACGGGTATCGGATATACATAAGGCATATAACGGAGCCCCTGTGCTTTCGGGTTGTTCCTTTTCCTTTGATGACAGTGGTATTTATGTCCTGATGGGACAAAACGGAAGTGGCAAGTCCACATTTCTTAGAATATGTAGCCTTATAGAAGCACCTGACAGAGGAGAGGTCAATTATTTCTCAGGCACAGAGATGCTTAAAAATAACATCGGACTAAAGCGAAGAATCACCCTCGTTCTTCCAAATGTTGGAGTTTTTAATAGTAGTGTTTTTAAGAATATAGCTTATGGTCTAAGGATAAGAGGAATAGAAAAACAGAAGATTAAAGAGATGGTCGAAGTCGCACTCGAATTCGTTGGCTTAAGCCATAAAAGAAATCATGATGCTCTCACCCTTTCCAGTGGCGAGACACAGAGGCTTGGCATCGCAAGGGCAATGGTTATAGACCCCGAGATACTTTTCCTCGATGAGCCTACAGCCTCTGTTGATGAGAAGAATACCCAACTGATAGAGGAGATAATACTGAATATGAAGGGTAAAACAGTGGTCATTGCCACTCATGATATGGCACAGGCTGAGAGGCTTTCCGACAGAATACTTATTATCCACAGCGGAAGGATTTCCTGAACTCAGTATCGATTCCTTTTTGCCTTCGTCTTTGCATCGAGGATAATGGCACCTTCCTTATAAATTCTGATAGGGTTTAAATCTATCTCCTCGATAAATCCGCTTGAGATAATCTTGCCTACGGCGATTATTATTTTAATAAGGGCATCTATATCGTAAGAAATACCCCTCCTGCCTTCAAGGAGTTTACAGCCTTTAGTCTGCCTTATAAGCTCATAGGCATCTTGCCTATTCAAGGGTGAAAGGGCAAATGAAATATCCCTGAATGTCTCGACAAACACTCCTCCCAAGCCAAACATCACAACAGGTCCAAACTGCTCATCGAGGGTTCCGCCAACAATAACCTCTAACCCCTCTTTCGCCATCTCCTCTACGAGAACACCCTCTGCATCTTTTATCTCAAGAAGCTCTCTGACTGCCTGATTAAGTCCTTCCTTATCTTTTATATCGAGCCTTATGCCCTTAACCTCTGTTTTTGAGATTATGCTTGATGATGTAACCTTTGCTACGAGTGGATAGGAAAGGCTTAGCTTTGGTATATGTCCATTTTTACCAATAAAAATCCCTTTTGGCACAGGAAGACCAATGTCTTTAAGAAGCCCTTTGAGCTCATGCTCAAGAAGCACAGATCCTTCATGTCTTTCAAGAAATTCCCTTACCTTTAAAGCTATAAAGGTATTTTTAGCCATATCAGTCAAGTAGTGCCCCCAGTGCCCTTACAGCCCTTTCAGGAGATGGATAAACAGGTATCCTTGCTTTTTCAAGGAGTGCTATTAGTTTTTTAGATATACTGCTTGAGGACATATAAAAAACCATGGGCTTGTTTATCTTTTCCTTAGCAAGCCTCATTACACTTACAAGCCTTTCTGTAATCCCTAAGACATTTGGCAGGGCAATGAGCAAAAACCCGTCGTAGTCATCATTCAACTCAGAAAGGGCATTAGAGTAATCCTCGTCTCTTACCTGTGCAGTTAAATCAAGAGGGTTTCCGATTCCGTAAAAATGAGGAAATAATAGTTTCAGCCTGTTTATTTTTTCCTTAGGCAATCCTGCTACATCGAGCCCCTGCCTTTCGCACTCATCAGCGGCAAGCACGCCTGAGCCTCCGCCATTTGTTATGATGCAGACCCTTTTGCCTTTTATGGCTCTCTGATAAGAAAGAGCCTTTGCAGAATCCATAAGCACATCGAAATCCTCTGCCTCCCTGATACCGAACTGTCTTAGGATTGAATGAAAGACCTCATATCTGCCTGCAAGCCTTCCTGTGTGGGAAAATGCCGCAGACTGTCCTCCTTTGCTCTTTCCGGATTTAAGAATAAGGAAAGGTTTCTTTTCGGACAATATCTTTGCCTTCTCTATGAACTTTCTTCCATTACCAACCGATTCGATGTATGAGACAACGACATCCGTGCTTCTGTCATTAGAGAGGTATTCATAAAGGTCAGACTCATCTATATCTATTGCATTTCCATATCCAACTGCCTTTGAAACTCCTGTATTTGAATCCCTGAGCGAGGACATGAGACAGCTAAGGATTGCACCGCTTTGACTAACCAAAGCCACATTGCCCTTTTTAGGCCTACGAAGCCTCTCATATGAAAGAAAGAATGTATCGAGCCTTTTATATG
The sequence above is a segment of the Nitrospirota bacterium genome. Coding sequences within it:
- a CDS encoding ATP-binding cassette domain-containing protein, coding for MRLNLRVSDIHKAYNGAPVLSGCSFSFDDSGIYVLMGQNGSGKSTFLRICSLIEAPDRGEVNYFSGTEMLKNNIGLKRRITLVLPNVGVFNSSVFKNIAYGLRIRGIEKQKIKEMVEVALEFVGLSHKRNHDALTLSSGETQRLGIARAMVIDPEILFLDEPTASVDEKNTQLIEEIILNMKGKTVVIATHDMAQAERLSDRILIIHSGRIS
- a CDS encoding acetate--CoA ligase family protein; this encodes MAKNTFIALKVREFLERHEGSVLLEHELKGLLKDIGLPVPKGIFIGKNGHIPKLSLSYPLVAKVTSSSIISKTEVKGIRLDIKDKEGLNQAVRELLEIKDAEGVLVEEMAKEGLEVIVGGTLDEQFGPVVMFGLGGVFVETFRDISFALSPLNRQDAYELIRQTKGCKLLEGRRGISYDIDALIKIIIAVGKIISSGFIEEIDLNPIRIYKEGAIILDAKTKAKRNRY
- a CDS encoding ABC transporter permease, which gives rise to MYSIGEGFRKAFQLIFSLDAELLGIVFLSLKVSGLALFVSSVTGISFGAFIGLKQHPENAKVLRALRWLIISLMNTFMGLPPVVLGLFLYLILSRSGPLGFMGLLYSPTAMVIAQGILAFPIIGALSHSAIVSVDPIIRQASMSLGATSSQVTATIIKEVRYGIMSGVIAGFGRVMAEVGAILIVGGNIAGYTRVMTTTIALETDKGNFELALALGIILLILSFAVNMTLYLIQKKGHKIN
- a CDS encoding CoA-binding protein; the encoded protein is MKPLNCLFKPKSIALVGASHTEEKLGGVILKNLLGFRGKVFPVNPKYKELMGLKAYPSFSDIPEPVDLSLIIRPAPEVPHILKEHKGRAGFVVIISSGFAEVGEDELQEEVKRIGTEAGLRMLGPNCMGIYNPYKRLDTFFLSYERLRRPKKGNVALVSQSGAILSCLMSSLRDSNTGVSKAVGYGNAIDIDESDLYEYLSNDRSTDVVVSYIESVGNGRKFIEKAKILSEKKPFLILKSGKSKGGQSAAFSHTGRLAGRYEVFHSILRQFGIREAEDFDVLMDSAKALSYQRAIKGKRVCIITNGGGSGVLAADECERQGLDVAGLPKEKINRLKLLFPHFYGIGNPLDLTAQVRDEDYSNALSELNDDYDGFLLIALPNVLGITERLVSVMRLAKEKINKPMVFYMSSSSISKKLIALLEKARIPVYPSPERAVRALGALLD